A window of the Brassica napus cultivar Da-Ae chromosome A2, Da-Ae, whole genome shotgun sequence genome harbors these coding sequences:
- the LOC106421580 gene encoding purple acid phosphatase 7 has protein sequence MGIVGEQLDIDFVISFGDNFYDDGLKGDTDTSFEASFSHIYTHPSLQKQWYSVLGNHDYRGNVSAQLSQVLTQKDWRWFCRRSFVLCSGMVEFFFVDTNPFVKKYFTDPEDHTYDWSNVLPRKKYISNLLHDLDLEIKKSRATWKFVVGHHGIKTAGQHGVTQELVDQLLPILEENKVDLYINGHDHCLQHIGSEGEIQFLTSGGGSKAWRGDIQPWDPKELKLYYDGQGFMSLRITHSEVKFVFYDISGNVLHQSTVSKKSKTFGLF, from the exons ATGGGAATTGTTGGAGAGCAACTAGACATAGATTTTGTGATATCATTTGGAGATAATTTTTATGACGATGGTTTAAAAGGAGACACTGATACTTCTTTTGAAGCTTCTTTCTCTCATATCTACACTCATCCTAGTCTACAAAAACAgtggtattctg TTTTGGGGAACCATGACTACCGAGGAAATGTTTCAGCACAACTAAGTCAAGTTCTCACCCAAAAAGATTGGAGATGGTTTTGTCGCAGATCTTTTGTCTTATGCTCAG GAATGGTGGAGTTTTTCTTCGTGGACACAAATCcatttgtaaaaaaatacttcacagATCCAGAAGATCACACTTACGATTGGAGCAACGTCTTACCCAGAAAGAAATATATCTCCAACCTCTTACAT GATTTAGATTTAGAGATTAAGAAGTCGCGCGCCACATGGAAATTTGTCGTGGGACATCATGGGATCAAAACAGCAGGTCAACATGGGGTGACCCAAGAGCTAGTAGATCAACTTCTTCCAATTCTAgag GAGAATAAAGTGGACTTGTACATAAACGGACATGATCATTGTTTGCAACACATTGGTTCTGAAGG TGAAATTCAATTTCTGACAAGCGGAGGAGGATCAAAGGCATGGAGAGGAGATATTCAGCCATGGGATCCAAAAGAACTCAAACTTTATTACGACGGACAAGGTTTCATGTCTCTTCGCATCACTCACTCTGAAGTTAAGTTCGTCTTCTATGACATTTCCGGCAATGTTCTTCACCAATCCACAGTGTCCAAAAAATCCAAGACTTTTGGTCTCTTTTAA